In one Vagococcus entomophilus genomic region, the following are encoded:
- a CDS encoding DUF4767 domain-containing protein translates to MCKYPLEMSKGRCIFLEWQVVIGNTPIVLNWSKSGEEESGYSLVAVYSDAEAQDHLSKHVYFFTINSGVPKVLITSQNQGNPNNYLYFKETENKGLRDVVNNIVNSDVSVDNVKSKATIDG, encoded by the coding sequence GTGTGTAAATATCCATTAGAAATGAGCAAGGGAAGGTGTATTTTTTTAGAATGGCAGGTGGTTATTGGTAACACGCCAATAGTTTTAAACTGGTCAAAAAGTGGTGAGGAAGAATCAGGTTACTCTTTAGTAGCTGTTTATTCGGATGCAGAGGCACAAGATCATTTATCGAAGCATGTTTATTTCTTTACCATTAATTCAGGAGTACCCAAAGTGTTAATAACTAGTCAGAATCAAGGGAATCCGAATAATTACTTATATTTTAAAGAAACAGAGAATAAAGGGCTTAGAGACGTGGTTAATAATATTGTAAACAGTGATGTATCCGTTGATAATGTTAAGTCAAAGGCTACCATAGATGGGTAA